AAAGAGTAtctaaacaaatgttttctttcatacattgacgcaaggttatgaaacacaccatatttttataccctatcatatttttatgacaatagaagtattggatttttttgtttgggaAAAATACTGTGAAAgtgtaaaccgcttttttgctattctacgctgtaaacaaacgctttcgacaatgatcaaaaaatgttttattcgttagtaagactataattttttttagtatagttacaccaggctccgcttCGTTCGCAAACaagcctctcctcctggcagcgtagtttcgcacatcatgcggcgcatttttatcggagttattttaaaattgtgttcttctaagatgtttattgaagtttagtgattcaatacaattttgttcacaattaaattcttaagaacaacacatttatttcgataaagattaaacAGTgagttaatacaactcttaacaaataatgcattaatttggaagtttgattaccataaaaacgattctagtaagttaactAAAAGATAACATATAATGTATACAATTTAGTATCATTTTAAGAGGTATGTCTTTCACATATAATTTTcaatcttgaaccattttcgtaggcacgcaacggaagccctcaagaattaataatttcccccgcaCCAGatatttcctttatttcttcgctcctaatagtctagcgtgatgttttatagcctatagttatcgataaatggactatccagcacaaaaagaattattcaaatcggaccagtactCACAGATTAgcggaacaaacaaacaaacaaacaaacaatacaaactctttttataatattagtatagattaggtACACTTTGAATTagactaattataaaataatctagtaTACCttggttttataataatctGGAATAATTTTTACTGATAGTTGGCAAAGAGTCAAACTTTAAATTATAGGTATTAAATATAACTCACCGTATCTGTCAGAGAAGTAGTCATCTAGCATTAGTCATCCAGGCACTGTATGCTGTCGTCCTCCATGTAGGTGTCTTCTGTCTGCGTGTGTGGGGGGACCAGCGCCATCATCTCCCACAGAGTGAGTCCCAGTGGCCAGATGTCTGTCTTGCTGGAGATCTCACCTCCGTGGATCACTTCTGGAGCACTCCAAGCTTCAGTACCTGAGAAGAATGCATAAAATCATTAGCTTTTGACTATTTTATCTTGGCAAATCTGGATTGCCTATTAGTaacctattaatttattatttgttgaacACACTTAAGATAGGAAACCAGTAGTGatagaaaacaatatattttattttaaaaaataacccgATACTTATGTTAAAGTTGGTGTTCATTCCATTATCCAGTTGTTTTAACTTTACATTCAATAGATATTGTTAAGACTTAAAGTGATAGGCAAAACAGTGAGTTTGTTGAAATTTGAATGCAGCTGCACTAGTGGAACAATGAATGTATACAATGATAGTATCAGGTATGTAATCACAAGTTCAATGCTTGTAGGACAAGGACCTACTCACACAGCACTAGATATTTCTATTAGATAGTCTATATTGTCAATTACATACATTCAACTTAATTACTCACAATCGAGGAATCTGTGCTACAAGgttataataagtttttttacCACACTTGAACTAGATAAAGCAGGAATATTCTATAGGCTGCATGTACAGAACTCATGTATCTAGCCTTACAAGAGTAGGTActccacatttttttattatttcaatgttcTGCAAGATTTACTGCTGAGAGATTGCAAGTACCATTTTCCATTCAATgtaattttgtgtaaattagtGTACCAGTGTAGAACAATAAAATCTGCCTTAGAAAATAGTACCAAAATATTGATGTTgggctttttaaataaataaagatttactaTTAATGGTATCATATTCATCTTACCAAAATTCGCCTTGCCATTCTCTTGTCAAACACACCATTCTCatcaaggggtaggcagacacCGAAGTCACAAAGCTTGCAGATTACAAAGTCTCCGTTCACCAGAATGTTGTATGACTTCATGTCTCCGTGCAGAATTTGCATAGTCATGTGAAGATAGTGTAAGGCACTCGCTATGTCTGCACAGACCTAGAAGGAAGGAAGGAGTATCTTACATATAATTTTTGAACTAGGTGGGTTTTGAAGTAAAAGGATGACTAGCAATGTATTGAGCTAGTATGATAGTTTGTTGAAGACCACATTAAATGAAGCAATGGCCTATTTTATATTAACTCTCAGAAATACTCTGACTTTACAGATAAATCATAATAGTGGGCACTATCAGCAGTTTATGCATGACATTAGGTTTTTACTTTAAATgatttataagaaaaacaaaagcaaattgAACTTACTTTTAACATTTGTCTAGGAAGGAAAGGCTCGCTATTGGTTTCTATCCTCTTCTCAATCATATCACCTAGGGAGAGGTCACACGCCTCCATGCCCAGGTACAATATCTTCGCATTGCTAAACGCGCGGAACCCGACAATGTTAGGGTGTGACATGCGCCGCAGTAGATCAGCTTCAGCTTTCAAGCGATGAGTGTAAACCTTATTGGGTTTCACACGTCGGTTCAGCATTTTAAGCGCCCATGGTGAACGGACTTGTCCCGCCCGAGGTGATCTAACTAACTGCATCACATTTACACCTAAAATATTCcacgaaataattaatttcatacttCTATTTACCACGTGGAGAAACTTTTCAATTATCTAAGCGAAATGTGGATATCTAAtggttaaaaaatatgtggGGACTCTAAAAGTAAGCACGTGGAGTCTGCTTAATCCACCATACACTAATTTTCTTATAGATGAAACACAATATTAATTCTAATAtcctaaataaacattatttaccaGTTCCGTATCCAAGTCTGTTCAAAAACGGTGACGGAggtattgttattgtttcatCTCGATCCCGACCTTTACTCTTGATAGGCGTTTTAAATTCtgccattttattaataacttaacaCAAATTATATGGACAAAACAATAGAagactaaaaattaaaataacgcCTGTAACTGTTACACTTTCAAAGGcttgttttgaatttgaatttgctTTGACAGTATGTATACcaacataacaaaattaacaaaatgacaATGACAGGAACTATCTTACTCGTTTTATTGACTAAGGTAAAAAAGAGAAACAACGTTTTATGCTAAATATCATAACTTTCTGTACCGTTTTtggaatgttttgttttgaatttcgttcagaaaataattattttattgaatgaattaaaaaaatgtaagatagacctataaaagtaataaatatttttgaaagaatTGCGCAATACACTTATTACACTAAATTCATGTTATAGTGATCTTAGTATCCTTTACATTTTTAGACACTAGGTATTATGCAATGTTACctatcttatatttttatgagatagggCAGCAAACGCAAAACCGGGTCATCGGATCGATTAGACCCTATTCCTGTACCGTGTGAAACAAGCTAGCGTTATGAGTTTATGAGTAGCAAAGTGAACTAATCCACTTTAAACGCACCCATACTTCGGCATCGATAGGCCGGCTCAACTGGAATGATACTACCTCTCGCAGTTATTAGCGTCCATACgcgtgaaacgacgcttgcgttttgtgtcgttgtgtgagtgagatcaCAGGAGAGAGAGACCTAATCTTACCGTTAAATCTCTTAGGACGACTAGTGTTTACAGGTATCATGATAGGCAGGTAAGTATCTACATAACATTGACATAGCCATTGGTAGGTTCTTATTAAAGCAGGAAGGACACACATCTATTTTCAATAgatatcaataattatttaaaagaagCGCCATAGGTTACCACATCCATCGACACAGAACTGGCCACAAGTAAATCGAATGCGCTCATGTAACGATTACGTGTGTATTATTATTGCAGTTGATTACAGCCGGTGGCTGTCAGTCGGTATTATAACGTTCTAATGGTACTTGGGCACAAACTCACTGAACTTGTTCATCGTGATTGTACGACGCTAGACGTCACGCGTACATCGCATCGCCACCAAACCCCCAAATA
This window of the Spodoptera frugiperda isolate SF20-4 chromosome 23, AGI-APGP_CSIRO_Sfru_2.0, whole genome shotgun sequence genome carries:
- the LOC118282021 gene encoding lymphokine-activated killer T-cell-originated protein kinase, which produces MAEFKTPIKSKGRDRDETITIPPSPFLNRLGYGTGVNVMQLVRSPRAGQVRSPWALKMLNRRVKPNKVYTHRLKAEADLLRRMSHPNIVGFRAFSNAKILYLGMEACDLSLGDMIEKRIETNSEPFLPRQMLKVCADIASALHYLHMTMQILHGDMKSYNILVNGDFVICKLCDFGVCLPLDENGVFDKRMARRAFFSGTEAWSAPEVIHGGEISSKTDIWPLGLTLWEMMALVPPHTQTEDTYMEDDSIHIQCLDDSMDSVTDYFSDRYGTRPAVPANISEKLYMHPLALFHCCTETMPAMRPSAQHLSIAALDMLEQCLAGR